In one Dermatophagoides farinae isolate YC_2012a chromosome 4, ASM2471394v1, whole genome shotgun sequence genomic region, the following are encoded:
- the LOC124500628 gene encoding uncharacterized protein LOC124500628 — MNRQHPNLIISIVLLFTAIVFINQSWAFLEDYRFDPHYRPPRPAPEPEPEPEPINWACQQICRNAHTCKKLIQMLAEQMDHCQTGSLYNCVANQPFHIQFSNKDQYRRFYRHMIMEKSGQCPIRLNQCPQGYLPSGYGHDDQQRQRCIPFTQCKYLQQIYSHVNEIHEGIDWC, encoded by the coding sequence ATGAATCGTCAGCATCCAAATCTGATcatatcgattgttttgttgtttacagCAAtcgttttcatcaatcaatcatggGCATTTCTTGAAGATTATCGTTTTGATCCACATTATCGTCCACCAAGGCCAGCACCAGAACCCGAACCCGAACCTGAACCAATTAATTGGGCTTGTCAACAAATTTGCCGCAATGCTCATACGtgcaaaaaattgatccaaatgTTAGCCGAACAAATGGATCATTGTCAAACCGGTTCATTGTATAATTGTGTGGCAAATCAACCGTTTCATATACAATTCTCGAATAAAGATCAATATCGACGATTTTATCGTCATATGATTATGGAAAAAAGTGGCCAATGTCCAATACGATTAAATCAATGTCCACAAGGTTATCTACCCAGTGGTTACggtcatgatgatcaacaacgacaacgttGTATTCCATTCACACAATGCAAATATCTACAGCAAATTTATTCAcatgtgaatgaaattcatgaaGGAATTGATTGGtgttaa